From a region of the Corallococcus coralloides DSM 2259 genome:
- a CDS encoding porin yields MRPAPHPLSRFLVLTALLTALPAAAGKIQLGEDAVLNVDVLLHPQMQLIKDGAPTGGVGTDFFLRRVRLLVFGNITKKLSFFIDTDQPNFGKNGDYNVAFYIQDATVAYEFADKTWVEAGFILAPLSHHALQGAIALQTVDYHSDIIRYPLGVGKVWRDMGVQVRGFAGPWTYRAAILNGVEGAKLENGQTVNADDLPRVVGTVRYNVWGREYDQFLRGIYFTDQPMLSFGVGGDYQYHAIATASGIHDAVALAADVFLDIPIGDNQEFVFQSNVFSWQQGFDNVRSGTGFFVELGYRIGIVEPVFSSEYFNGRVPQTDLLTFKPGLNLWFQKHTFNLKTEVAVSRVGDIAHTTTGITGTAQLQLFY; encoded by the coding sequence ATGCGCCCCGCCCCCCATCCCCTTTCGCGGTTCCTGGTGCTCACGGCCCTGCTGACCGCGCTGCCGGCGGCGGCGGGCAAGATTCAGTTGGGCGAGGACGCGGTCCTCAACGTGGACGTGCTGCTGCATCCGCAGATGCAGCTCATCAAGGACGGCGCGCCCACGGGCGGCGTGGGGACGGACTTCTTCCTGCGCCGCGTGCGGCTGCTCGTCTTCGGCAACATCACGAAGAAGCTGTCGTTCTTCATCGACACGGACCAGCCGAACTTCGGCAAGAACGGCGACTACAACGTCGCCTTCTACATCCAGGACGCGACGGTCGCGTACGAGTTCGCCGACAAGACGTGGGTGGAGGCGGGCTTCATCCTCGCGCCGCTGTCGCACCACGCACTGCAGGGCGCCATCGCGCTCCAGACGGTGGACTACCACTCCGACATCATTCGCTACCCGTTGGGCGTGGGAAAGGTGTGGCGCGACATGGGCGTCCAGGTGCGCGGCTTCGCGGGCCCGTGGACGTACCGCGCCGCCATCCTCAACGGCGTGGAGGGCGCGAAGCTGGAGAATGGCCAGACGGTCAACGCGGACGACCTGCCGCGCGTCGTGGGCACCGTGCGCTACAACGTCTGGGGCCGCGAGTACGACCAGTTCCTGCGCGGCATCTACTTCACGGACCAGCCCATGCTGTCGTTCGGCGTGGGCGGTGACTACCAGTACCACGCCATCGCCACCGCCTCCGGCATCCACGACGCGGTGGCGCTGGCGGCGGACGTGTTCCTGGACATCCCCATCGGCGACAACCAGGAGTTCGTCTTCCAGAGCAACGTCTTCTCCTGGCAGCAGGGCTTCGACAACGTGCGCAGCGGCACCGGCTTCTTCGTGGAGCTGGGCTACCGCATCGGCATCGTCGAGCCCGTCTTCTCCAGCGAGTACTTCAACGGGCGCGTGCCGCAGACGGACCTGCTCACGTTCAAGCCCGGCCTCAACCTCTGGTTCCAGAAGCACACCTTCAACCTGAAGACGGAGGTGGCCGTGTCGCGCGTGGGAGACATCGCCCACACGACCACGGGCATCACCGGCACCGCCCAGCTCCAGCTCTTCTACTGA
- a CDS encoding sigma-54-dependent transcriptional regulator → MSRILVIEDEPIIRTELRRLLTRAGHDVAEAGAVPEAAAEHALDAFDLVISDLRLPGPPGTDIIALCPGVPVLIMTSFATVKSAVDAMKLGAVDYIAKPFDHDELLLQVERVLREGRLTRQNAALKREVEQTWSPGGMVGNSPAMRDVFERVRKVAPSAATVLVLGESGTGKELVARAVHAQSPRAEGPLIAVNCAAIPEGLLESELFGHEKGAFTGAQAAHAGLVEAAHGGTLFLDEIGELPAPAQARLLRMLQDGEVRRVGATRSRKVDVRILAATHRDLPRRVQEGLFRQDLYFRLRVVEIRLPPLRERGEDVPALAKHLLERASRRIGRPPASLAPDALAAIAQHPWPGNVRELENAIERAVILADGPLLTADLLALEPPGGPGSDGNPPALEETDFPTVPVSEDPRSPDSMEEYFRRFVLEHQDRMGETELARRLGISRKTLWEKRQRLGIPRTRA, encoded by the coding sequence TTGAGCCGCATCCTGGTCATCGAGGACGAACCCATCATCCGCACGGAGCTGCGAAGGCTGCTCACCCGCGCGGGCCACGACGTGGCGGAAGCCGGCGCCGTCCCGGAGGCCGCGGCCGAGCACGCGCTGGACGCCTTCGACCTGGTCATCTCCGACCTGCGCCTGCCCGGGCCGCCGGGCACGGACATCATCGCGCTGTGTCCGGGCGTGCCGGTGCTCATCATGACCAGCTTCGCCACGGTGAAGTCCGCCGTGGACGCGATGAAGCTGGGCGCGGTGGACTACATCGCGAAGCCCTTCGACCACGACGAGCTGCTGCTCCAGGTGGAGCGCGTGCTGCGCGAGGGCCGCCTCACCCGCCAGAACGCCGCCCTCAAGCGCGAGGTGGAGCAGACCTGGTCCCCCGGCGGCATGGTGGGCAACTCCCCCGCCATGCGCGACGTGTTCGAGCGCGTGCGCAAGGTGGCCCCGTCCGCCGCCACCGTGCTGGTGCTGGGCGAGTCCGGCACCGGCAAGGAGCTGGTGGCCCGCGCCGTCCACGCGCAGAGCCCGCGCGCGGAAGGGCCTCTCATCGCGGTCAACTGCGCCGCCATCCCCGAGGGCCTGCTGGAGAGCGAGCTGTTCGGCCACGAGAAGGGCGCCTTCACCGGCGCACAGGCCGCGCACGCTGGACTCGTAGAGGCCGCGCACGGCGGCACGCTCTTCCTGGATGAGATTGGCGAGCTGCCCGCGCCCGCGCAGGCGCGGCTGTTGCGCATGCTCCAGGACGGCGAGGTGCGGCGGGTGGGCGCCACGCGTTCGCGCAAGGTGGACGTGCGCATCCTCGCGGCCACGCACCGCGACCTGCCCCGCCGCGTGCAGGAGGGGCTGTTCCGCCAGGACCTCTACTTCCGCCTGCGCGTCGTCGAAATCCGCCTGCCGCCCCTGCGCGAGCGCGGCGAGGACGTGCCCGCGCTGGCGAAGCACCTGCTGGAGCGGGCCAGCCGCCGCATCGGGCGCCCGCCCGCTTCGCTGGCTCCGGACGCGCTGGCTGCCATCGCGCAGCACCCGTGGCCGGGCAACGTGCGCGAGTTGGAGAACGCCATCGAGCGCGCGGTCATCCTCGCGGACGGGCCGCTCCTCACCGCCGACCTGCTGGCGCTGGAGCCGCCGGGCGGACCGGGCTCGGACGGCAATCCCCCCGCGCTGGAGGAGACGGACTTCCCGACCGTCCCGGTGAGCGAGGACCCACGCTCGCCCGACTCCATGGAGGAGTACTTCCGCCGCTTCGTGCTGGAGCACCAGGACCGCATGGGCGAGACGGAGCTGGCGCGCCGGCTGGGCATCAGCCGCAAGACACTCTGGGAGAAGCGCCAGCGGCTGGGCATCCCGCGCACCCGCGCCTGA